A region from the Acidobacteriota bacterium genome encodes:
- a CDS encoding TonB-dependent receptor → MKRPSGVALVCLVLFALTVALSGTGWAQATTGEITGRVVDSTGNVVPGTTVTARNEGTGFTRVAVTNNTGDYLLSQLPPGRYTVTAELTGFKTVVMPGIELNVGSRLTVPMALQVGDMAETVNVSSQASLIETTRSDISGVVTPVEIQNLPVLNRTFASLAIVMPEARPVGNFDPTKTRIGNFAMSGGDGRQLSVNVDGGDNKDNVVGSLIQNFAYESIQEFQVLQHRWTAESGRSVGGVVNVISKSGTNEFRGSAFGSYRSDETRAFDFFEKQRQTANPDFTKPEFTRQEYGGSFGGPISRDRFFFFGALEKFRERSNNPLTQAAFSQLSAIPGAQVVSTIPTPYDDTLLTLKTDWRVGMNRTQFFRFAWQDQSSPNDQIPVPATADLNNGNSNTTENYSVVFSDTWTMTANKLNQFSFHFQDFNNEILPNVIEVPLLTFPSVRTGPNGNTPQQTTIRKYQFRNDFTWQSGAHGWKFGGNYIYTDMGGYFYFGSAGYTVDWFADPLTIASNTAIYPQGFATPGAVRNIQFAAGSASHDQVFHQVAFYAQDDWRFSDKLTLNLGLRWDANPGNLPKQTTNRTLEILRQLNEPRAQALAGNADKLERTTPSWKEFQPRIGFAYDLGGNAKTVVRGGYGVFYDQLFQNLTLFSFTQSGPEIFSTLLNLTNSAVGVGQLANFRYGVDPLPAPPPPDYSVLPTGAFGRINDPDAREPFVQKLSIGFQHALTPSWSVTSDYVYTRGDHEPRYQVVNPRIENICNPAYPGSTPGSSRCPRGINSRYFDEAFVAAGLPANRLEQINMFATNNESRFHGWTTTLRGRKGRTTLSASYVLAGSHSWGGQPTASYSGNGIAIVPENQFKEGEWGPTRLDERHRFVASAVIDMPFDVQLAPIVQYASARPYSLNTGFDIDGDGLATLDRLCAGVDPAAVFAARGNATALRALNPVGCRQIGVNTQRGGFVVNPDGSIDEVSGRYFNVDLRVTKTFTFAGRYRLRVYSDLYNLLNTKNLYFGSNGRLGLSNATAAGTFMQASSLYGPGFGPPVGRPFTASFGARFDF, encoded by the coding sequence ATGAAGCGACCAAGTGGTGTGGCGTTGGTCTGTCTCGTCTTGTTCGCCCTGACGGTCGCGCTGTCCGGCACCGGCTGGGCTCAGGCGACGACCGGGGAGATCACCGGTCGTGTGGTCGACTCGACCGGCAACGTCGTGCCCGGGACGACCGTGACGGCCCGCAATGAAGGGACCGGGTTCACCCGGGTCGCGGTGACGAACAACACCGGCGACTACCTGCTCTCCCAGCTGCCTCCAGGCCGCTATACGGTCACGGCAGAGCTGACCGGCTTCAAGACCGTCGTGATGCCTGGCATCGAGCTGAACGTCGGCAGCCGCCTCACGGTCCCGATGGCGCTGCAGGTCGGCGACATGGCCGAGACGGTGAACGTCAGTTCGCAGGCCTCGCTCATCGAGACGACGCGCTCGGACATCAGCGGGGTCGTCACGCCGGTCGAGATCCAGAACCTGCCGGTGCTCAACCGGACGTTCGCCTCGCTCGCGATCGTGATGCCCGAGGCGCGCCCGGTTGGCAACTTCGACCCGACGAAAACCCGCATCGGGAACTTCGCGATGAGTGGCGGCGACGGCCGGCAACTCAGCGTCAACGTCGACGGCGGCGACAACAAGGACAACGTCGTCGGCAGCCTGATCCAGAACTTCGCGTACGAGTCGATCCAGGAGTTCCAGGTGCTGCAGCATCGCTGGACGGCCGAGAGCGGCCGCTCGGTCGGCGGCGTGGTGAACGTCATCTCGAAGTCGGGCACGAACGAGTTCCGTGGATCGGCGTTCGGCAGCTACCGGAGCGACGAAACGCGGGCGTTCGACTTCTTCGAGAAGCAGCGGCAGACGGCGAACCCGGACTTCACGAAGCCGGAGTTCACGCGACAGGAGTACGGCGGCTCGTTCGGCGGGCCGATCTCGCGCGACCGGTTCTTCTTCTTCGGCGCGCTCGAGAAGTTCCGCGAGCGGTCGAACAACCCGCTCACCCAGGCCGCCTTCAGCCAGTTGAGCGCGATTCCCGGGGCGCAGGTGGTGTCGACGATTCCGACGCCGTACGACGACACGCTGCTGACGCTCAAGACCGATTGGCGTGTGGGCATGAACCGCACGCAGTTCTTCCGTTTCGCCTGGCAGGATCAATCGTCGCCGAACGACCAGATCCCGGTGCCGGCCACGGCCGATCTGAACAACGGCAACTCGAACACGACCGAGAACTACTCGGTCGTCTTCTCGGACACCTGGACGATGACGGCCAACAAGCTGAACCAGTTCTCGTTCCACTTCCAGGACTTCAACAACGAGATCCTGCCGAACGTGATCGAGGTGCCGCTCCTGACGTTCCCGAGCGTGCGGACCGGTCCGAACGGCAACACGCCGCAGCAGACGACGATCAGGAAGTATCAGTTCCGCAACGACTTCACCTGGCAGAGCGGCGCGCACGGCTGGAAGTTCGGTGGCAACTACATCTACACCGACATGGGCGGGTACTTCTACTTCGGCTCGGCCGGTTACACGGTGGACTGGTTCGCCGACCCGCTGACCATCGCGAGCAACACGGCGATCTACCCGCAGGGGTTCGCGACGCCGGGCGCGGTGCGGAACATCCAGTTCGCGGCCGGCTCGGCCAGCCACGATCAGGTGTTCCACCAGGTCGCGTTCTACGCACAGGACGACTGGCGGTTCAGCGACAAGCTCACGCTGAATCTCGGTCTCCGGTGGGACGCGAACCCCGGCAACCTGCCGAAACAGACCACGAACCGGACGCTGGAAATCCTCCGGCAGCTGAACGAGCCGCGCGCGCAGGCGCTGGCGGGCAATGCGGACAAGCTCGAACGCACCACGCCGAGCTGGAAGGAGTTCCAGCCCCGCATCGGCTTCGCCTACGACCTCGGGGGCAACGCGAAGACCGTCGTCCGCGGCGGGTACGGCGTCTTCTACGATCAGCTCTTCCAGAACCTCACGCTGTTCTCCTTCACGCAGAGCGGCCCGGAGATCTTCTCGACGCTGCTCAACCTCACGAACTCCGCCGTGGGCGTGGGGCAGCTGGCGAACTTCCGGTACGGCGTCGACCCGTTGCCGGCACCGCCGCCGCCAGACTACTCGGTGCTGCCGACGGGGGCCTTCGGCCGCATCAACGACCCGGACGCGCGCGAGCCGTTCGTGCAGAAGCTGTCGATCGGCTTCCAGCACGCGCTCACACCGAGCTGGTCGGTGACGAGCGACTACGTCTACACGCGCGGGGATCATGAACCACGGTACCAGGTCGTCAACCCGCGCATCGAGAACATCTGCAACCCGGCGTACCCGGGCTCGACGCCCGGCTCGTCGCGCTGCCCGCGGGGCATCAACTCGCGGTACTTCGACGAGGCGTTCGTGGCGGCCGGCCTGCCGGCCAACCGGCTGGAACAGATCAACATGTTCGCGACGAACAACGAGTCGAGGTTCCACGGCTGGACGACCACCCTGCGCGGCCGCAAGGGCCGCACGACGCTGTCGGCGAGCTACGTGCTCGCGGGGTCGCACTCGTGGGGTGGCCAGCCGACGGCGTCGTACAGCGGCAACGGCATTGCCATCGTCCCCGAGAACCAGTTCAAGGAGGGCGAATGGGGGCCGACGCGACTCGACGAGCGCCACCGGTTCGTGGCGAGCGCCGTGATCGACATGCCCTTCGACGTGCAGCTTGCGCCGATCGTCCAGTACGCGAGCGCGCGGCCGTACTCACTCAACACCGGTTTCGACATCGACGGCGATGGGCTGGCCACGCTCGACCGCCTGTGCGCCGGGGTCGACCCGGCGGCGGTGTTCGCGGCGCGCGGGAACGCGACCGCGCTGCGAGCGCTCAACCCGGTCGGCTGCCGGCAGATCGGCGTCAACACCCAGCGCGGCGGCTTCGTGGTCAATCCGGACGGGAGCATCGACGAGGTGAGCGGGCGGTACTTCAACGTCGACCTGCGCGTGACCAAGACGTTCACGTTCGCGGGCCGCTACCGGCTGCGCGTCTACTCGGATCTCTACAACCTGTTGAACACGAAGAATCTCTACTTCGGGAGCAACGGCCGTCTGGGCCTGAGCAACGCCACGGCGGCGGGCACGTTCATGCAGGCATCGTCCCTGTACGGGCCGGGTTTCGGGCCGCCGGTCGGACGCCCGTTCACCGCGTCGTTCGGCGCACGGTTTGACTTCTGA
- a CDS encoding beta-lactamase family protein, whose amino-acid sequence MSGSLRPAALTARLDAHLRRLTSSASVHHALVLVEQGRGGFRWVGASGEAGPGAEPMRAETPFFIASIDKLLTATVVLALSECDRLRLDDRVVTWLSPARLGALHRLDGVDHTGSLTVRHLLTHTSGLADWLEDRPRGGRSLVEQVVEQGDRAVAFDEMLADVRERLTPHFPPQPPGASRPRIRYSDTNFMLLTAIVEAVTGLPSHEVFRARLFEPLDLRQTWVAGHSSPLDPAPEPAALWFGDARLEIPRLMCSFRGIYSTADDLLRFIRALFGGQLFERQATLALMTGRWRRFGVPLDAAALRSPNWPIEYGLGVMRFALPRLLTPFSRVPAVVGHTGSTGCWLFHCAEVDLWLAGTVDQVTAGAVPFRFVPRVVREFTRA is encoded by the coding sequence ATGAGCGGGTCCCTCCGACCGGCCGCCCTCACGGCGCGGCTCGATGCCCACCTGCGGCGTCTCACGTCGTCTGCCAGCGTGCACCATGCGCTCGTCCTCGTCGAGCAGGGGCGGGGCGGGTTCCGCTGGGTCGGGGCGAGCGGCGAAGCCGGACCTGGCGCCGAACCGATGCGCGCCGAGACGCCCTTCTTCATCGCGAGCATCGACAAGCTCCTGACGGCGACCGTCGTCCTGGCGCTGTCGGAGTGCGACCGCCTTCGGCTCGACGACCGGGTCGTCACGTGGCTCTCCCCGGCACGGCTCGGCGCGCTCCATCGCCTCGACGGCGTCGACCACACGGGCTCGCTCACGGTGCGGCACCTGCTGACGCACACGTCGGGATTGGCCGACTGGCTGGAGGACCGTCCCCGCGGCGGCCGCTCGCTCGTCGAGCAGGTCGTCGAGCAGGGCGATCGGGCGGTCGCGTTCGACGAGATGCTGGCCGACGTGCGCGAGCGGCTCACGCCCCATTTCCCTCCCCAACCGCCCGGCGCGTCGCGACCGCGCATCCGCTACTCGGACACGAACTTCATGCTGCTCACCGCCATCGTCGAGGCAGTGACCGGACTCCCGAGCCACGAGGTCTTCCGCGCGCGGCTCTTCGAGCCCCTGGACCTGCGTCAGACCTGGGTGGCCGGCCACTCGTCTCCGCTCGATCCCGCGCCCGAGCCGGCCGCGCTGTGGTTCGGTGACGCGCGGCTCGAGATTCCCCGGCTCATGTGCTCGTTCCGGGGCATTTACAGCACGGCCGACGACCTCTTGCGCTTCATCAGGGCCCTGTTCGGCGGCCAGTTGTTCGAGCGCCAGGCCACGCTCGCCCTGATGACCGGCCGCTGGCGTCGATTCGGAGTGCCGCTCGATGCGGCGGCCCTGCGTTCGCCGAACTGGCCCATCGAGTACGGGCTCGGCGTGATGCGCTTCGCCCTGCCCCGACTGCTGACGCCGTTCTCGCGCGTGCCGGCGGTCGTCGGCCACACGGGCTCGACGGGATGCTGGCTGTTCCACTGCGCCGAGGTGGACCTCTGGCTCGCCGGCACCGTCGACCAGGTGACGGCGGGTGCCGTGCCGTTCCGGTTCGTCCCGCGGGTCGTCCGGGAGTTCACCCGCGCCTGA